The Candidatus Coatesbacteria bacterium genome includes a region encoding these proteins:
- a CDS encoding DNRLRE domain-containing protein, whose translation MKRLCLIPLCLLAGAACAEVEVLQPGPGDCCDSFIWQQNPDTNYDSIDHLEFGYTSGSVHSLLRFDELDDPRFDDCILGEAFLALRPVEGWGWGAPPIDCEIWMIIEDWDEETLTWNNRPDCNFPFVEFTYSSDGDWFSVDVTEIVRKWLENGESNHGFYLRIVGGQGTCGAVAHSGEYTTDPSHRPKLTVDYSGSPVVETSWGEIKALE comes from the coding sequence ATGAAACGCTTGTGCCTGATCCCGCTTTGCCTGCTCGCCGGCGCCGCCTGCGCCGAGGTCGAGGTCCTGCAGCCCGGGCCCGGCGATTGCTGCGACAGCTTTATCTGGCAGCAGAACCCGGATACCAATTACGACTCGATAGATCACCTGGAGTTTGGCTACACCTCCGGCAGTGTGCACAGCCTGCTGCGCTTCGACGAACTCGACGACCCACGCTTCGACGACTGCATCCTCGGTGAGGCCTTCCTGGCTCTACGCCCCGTAGAAGGCTGGGGGTGGGGCGCCCCGCCGATAGACTGCGAGATCTGGATGATAATCGAGGACTGGGACGAGGAAACCCTCACCTGGAACAACAGACCCGATTGCAACTTCCCCTTCGTCGAGTTCACCTACTCATCGGATGGTGATTGGTTTTCCGTTGATGTAACCGAGATCGTTCGAAAATGGCTGGAGAACGGTGAGTCCAATCACGGTTTCTATCTCAGGATCGTCGGCGGCCAGGGTACTTGCGGGGCGGTGGCGCACTCCGGCGAGTACACCACCGATCCATCCCACCGGCCCAAGCTGACCGTCGATTACTCCGGCTCTCCCGTGGTCGAGACGAGCTGGGGGGAGATCAAGGCCCTGGAGTAG
- a CDS encoding DNRLRE domain-containing protein: MKRLVVTLLCLLAGAACAEVEVLQPGPGDCCDSWVLEDAPDQNWGSWTALMFGCTSEWDTWLALLRFDELDDPRFDDIILQDAALWLMPQEGGGSGSPPLDCFVRKITGDWDQDTVTWNNKPQYDMYPTIDFTYTTDEDWIIVDVFEIVDDWIIEGHTQHSFCVGPEENHYCSVLCCSGEYDEPGYYYYRPALRLTYSPAAVSETSWGEIKALE; this comes from the coding sequence ATGAAACGTCTCGTCGTTACTCTACTCTGCCTACTCGCCGGCGCCGCCTGCGCCGAGGTCGAGGTCCTGCAGCCCGGACCCGGCGATTGCTGCGACTCCTGGGTCCTGGAGGACGCTCCCGATCAGAACTGGGGGAGCTGGACCGCTCTGATGTTCGGTTGCACCAGCGAATGGGACACCTGGTTGGCCCTACTGCGCTTCGACGAGCTGGACGATCCTCGTTTCGACGACATCATCCTCCAGGATGCCGCCCTGTGGTTGATGCCGCAGGAAGGGGGAGGATCGGGCAGCCCGCCCCTGGACTGCTTCGTGCGCAAAATCACCGGGGACTGGGACCAGGACACTGTCACCTGGAACAATAAACCGCAATACGACATGTATCCCACGATCGATTTCACCTATACCACGGACGAGGACTGGATCATCGTCGATGTATTCGAAATCGTCGACGACTGGATCATCGAGGGCCATACACAACATAGTTTCTGTGTGGGACCCGAGGAAAACCACTACTGCTCGGTTCTCTGCTGTTCGGGCGAATACGACGAGCCGGGCTACTATTATTACCGTCCCGCGCTGCGCCTGACCTATTCCCCGGCCGCCGTGTCCGAAACGAGCTGGGGGGAGATCAAGGCCCTGGAGTAG
- a CDS encoding DNRLRE domain-containing protein, whose translation MFDGATINSATLALYPDDSSGWGSLPLEVVFRRITEAWNPATITWDTIPSTDYFDEFYFDITQDTTWIEIDVTDFVVEWVENGVDNYGMIFGPPSDPGFMGVCFYHGEYTTDPSHRPKLTVDYSGSPVVETSWGEIKALE comes from the coding sequence ATGTTCGATGGAGCCACCATCAACAGCGCCACCCTGGCCCTGTATCCCGATGACTCCAGCGGTTGGGGCAGTCTCCCCCTGGAGGTCGTCTTCCGCAGGATAACCGAAGCCTGGAACCCGGCCACGATAACCTGGGACACTATCCCCAGCACGGATTACTTCGATGAGTTCTACTTCGACATCACCCAGGACACCACCTGGATCGAGATCGATGTCACCGATTTCGTCGTCGAGTGGGTCGAAAACGGCGTGGACAACTACGGCATGATCTTCGGTCCTCCCTCCGATCCCGGCTTCATGGGCGTCTGCTTCTATCATGGAGAGTACACCACCGATCCATCCCACCGGCCCAAGCTGACCGTCGACTACTCCGGCTCTCCCGTGGTCGAGACGAGCTGGGGGGAGATCAAGGCCCTGGAGTAG
- a CDS encoding DNRLRE domain-containing protein, producing MDATFYMIVESWDPATITWSSRPVRDWGTPLTYSFSYDNDWHFIDVTTFVSIWVEDNAPNHGLIFGTNSTDKDVGYAFCNGEITSHPEYRPKLIIYYEPDSAVETASWGAVKALD from the coding sequence TTGGATGCTACGTTCTACATGATCGTCGAGAGCTGGGACCCGGCGACGATTACCTGGAGCAGTCGTCCCGTCCGGGACTGGGGCACGCCCCTGACCTACTCATTCAGCTATGACAACGATTGGCACTTTATCGACGTTACCACTTTCGTCAGCATATGGGTCGAAGACAACGCCCCCAACCACGGTCTGATCTTCGGCACCAACTCGACTGACAAAGACGTGGGCTATGCCTTCTGCAACGGCGAGATCACCAGCCACCCCGAATACCGGCCGAAGCTGATCATCTACTACGAGCCCGACAGCGCCGTCGAGACGGCCAGTTGGGGCGCCGTCAAGGCCCTGGATTAG
- a CDS encoding DNRLRE domain-containing protein, with protein MRLTDISAGRNYIEACGGRKAPMVSKTPPGGKMKQLTVTALVLLAAACGADQVVLQPTGADSQDAYLEEADPNSNFGTAEELLVSLEAGGERSSLIHFTELDDYQGVTVNSAVLELYVEHITELIDMSSWLVTDNWDEATVTWSNRPSMLAGSDIQFAIPDFGYWQSVDITDYAVEWLENGLPNNGIYLIYEGTEYRTATLCSGENADDTHAPRLTLEYQPTAVETASWGAIKAGD; from the coding sequence GGGCCGCAACTATATTGAAGCATGCGGGGGGCGAAAGGCCCCGATGGTTAGCAAAACACCCCCGGGAGGAAAGATGAAACAGCTTACTGTAACCGCTCTCGTCCTGCTGGCGGCGGCCTGCGGCGCCGATCAGGTCGTCCTGCAACCGACGGGTGCCGACTCACAGGATGCCTATCTCGAAGAAGCGGACCCGAACTCTAACTTCGGCACCGCAGAGGAGCTGCTGGTCTCCCTCGAAGCCGGCGGAGAACGCAGCTCCCTGATCCACTTTACTGAACTCGACGACTATCAGGGCGTAACGGTCAACTCGGCCGTACTCGAGCTCTACGTCGAGCACATCACCGAGCTGATCGACATGTCAAGCTGGCTGGTCACGGATAACTGGGACGAGGCGACCGTCACCTGGTCCAACCGCCCCTCAATGCTGGCGGGCAGCGACATCCAGTTCGCCATTCCGGACTTCGGCTACTGGCAGAGCGTGGACATCACCGACTATGCCGTCGAGTGGCTGGAGAACGGTCTCCCCAATAACGGAATCTATCTGATCTACGAAGGCACGGAGTATCGGACCGCCACCCTGTGCTCCGGGGAGAACGCGGACGACACCCATGCGCCGCGCCTGACTCTGGAGTACCAGCCGACCGCCGTCGAGACGGCCAGTTGGGGCGCCATCAAGGCCGGCGACTAA
- a CDS encoding DNRLRE domain-containing protein, producing MKHLTLILLCLVAAACAVTEVLQPGPAECCDSFIWQNEPETNYDYLDFFDFGYDEGFVLALLRFAELDDPRFDDCEVDEATLALRPITDAGWGTPPMDCHLRRIVEDWDEETVTWNNQPDYDDPTLDFTYTSDTGWLYVDVTEIVRNWLEDGEPNHGFIFGPQGSDYCGALVYSGEYGDNPDWRPALQIRYTPETSIEHLSWGEIKALD from the coding sequence ATGAAACACTTGACACTGATCCTGCTCTGCCTCGTCGCCGCCGCCTGCGCCGTCACCGAGGTCCTGCAGCCCGGTCCCGCCGAATGCTGCGACAGCTTCATCTGGCAGAATGAGCCCGAGACGAACTACGACTACCTGGACTTCTTCGATTTCGGCTACGACGAGGGTTTCGTCCTGGCCCTGCTGCGCTTCGCTGAACTCGACGATCCCCGCTTCGACGACTGCGAGGTCGACGAGGCCACCCTGGCCCTGCGGCCCATCACCGACGCCGGTTGGGGTACCCCACCGATGGACTGCCACCTGCGCCGGATCGTCGAGGACTGGGACGAGGAAACCGTCACCTGGAACAACCAGCCCGACTACGACGATCCGACCCTCGACTTCACCTACACTTCGGACACCGGCTGGCTCTACGTCGACGTCACCGAGATCGTCCGCAACTGGTTGGAGGACGGCGAGCCCAACCACGGCTTCATCTTCGGACCCCAGGGCAGCGACTACTGCGGCGCCCTGGTCTACTCCGGCGAGTACGGCGACAATCCCGATTGGCGTCCCGCCCTGCAGATCCGCTACACCCCGGAAACCAGCATCGAGCACCTCAGTTGGGGGGAGATCAAGGCCCTGGATTAA